A stretch of the Luteolibacter flavescens genome encodes the following:
- a CDS encoding sensor histidine kinase yields MRSHWLTLGPMLAAAALVLWGGERMSRRTVEDRIPADRDRVFDFAASFRGELDRLDDVYAGHLAEIASSTASAWLPVDASERRCENVIGLRSCYVFASSQRTAFFSGKKPAVGASSRIPEVIAEGDGGRIVPRSAVVLPKEILEGVSTTSGWLPGPEEGHQVRWIRTEPARVIAFVIDEDELAECLQKHLAAWMPGPMAPLREADERVAIQGPGGKEWLARADASHTGPAAMSLPHRTGLGEWQVLAWDKLETGSTHDAATLILAGAIACGLILAGISLQIQQGRALRLAEERVSFVNRVSHELGTPLTNILLNLDLAGRSLDTRPAEAQRRLSLVHEEVRRLGRLVANVLTFSRSERKTLELAPTACIPDQVVEDMLAQFQPSLDRRKIRVEWQRGAGNSTLLDADALAQITGNLISNVEKYAGSGGWLGLATSMEGDRLVLRVSDRGPGIPARFRGRIFEPFERIHGGVSEGASGTGLGLAIARDLARRMGGDLLLCPSETGTVFELDLPAPPHLAIISHTEVA; encoded by the coding sequence ATGAGAAGCCACTGGCTCACTCTCGGACCGATGCTTGCCGCCGCCGCTCTGGTGCTCTGGGGCGGCGAGCGGATGTCCCGACGCACGGTGGAGGACAGGATTCCCGCGGATCGCGACCGGGTGTTCGATTTCGCGGCGTCCTTCCGCGGCGAGCTTGACCGGCTGGATGACGTCTATGCGGGGCACTTGGCGGAGATCGCCAGCTCCACCGCCTCCGCCTGGCTGCCCGTGGATGCCAGCGAGCGACGCTGCGAGAATGTCATCGGCCTACGGTCCTGCTACGTCTTCGCCTCCTCGCAGCGGACTGCGTTTTTCAGCGGGAAGAAGCCAGCCGTGGGCGCCAGCAGCCGCATCCCGGAAGTCATCGCGGAGGGCGATGGCGGGCGGATCGTCCCACGCAGTGCGGTGGTGCTGCCCAAGGAAATCCTGGAAGGCGTCTCCACCACGAGCGGCTGGCTCCCCGGTCCGGAAGAGGGCCATCAGGTCCGGTGGATCCGCACGGAGCCGGCACGCGTGATTGCCTTCGTCATTGATGAGGATGAGCTGGCGGAGTGCCTGCAAAAGCACCTCGCCGCGTGGATGCCCGGCCCGATGGCTCCGCTGCGCGAAGCGGACGAGCGGGTGGCGATCCAGGGCCCCGGCGGGAAGGAGTGGCTGGCACGTGCCGATGCCTCGCACACGGGCCCCGCAGCGATGTCGTTGCCTCATCGCACCGGTCTCGGCGAGTGGCAGGTGCTGGCGTGGGACAAGCTGGAGACCGGCAGCACCCACGATGCCGCCACGCTGATCCTCGCGGGAGCGATCGCCTGCGGGCTGATCCTTGCCGGCATCTCGCTCCAGATCCAGCAGGGCCGGGCACTGCGGCTCGCGGAAGAGCGGGTGTCCTTCGTGAACCGCGTGTCGCACGAACTCGGCACGCCGCTGACGAACATCCTGCTCAATCTCGATCTCGCCGGGCGCTCGCTCGACACACGACCGGCCGAGGCCCAGCGGCGGCTCTCGCTGGTGCATGAGGAAGTCCGGCGGCTGGGACGGCTCGTCGCGAACGTGCTCACGTTTTCCCGCAGCGAGCGGAAGACCCTGGAACTCGCGCCCACCGCCTGCATCCCGGACCAAGTGGTGGAAGACATGCTCGCACAATTCCAACCGTCGCTGGATCGCCGGAAGATCCGCGTGGAATGGCAGCGCGGCGCGGGCAATAGCACGCTGCTGGATGCGGACGCGCTCGCCCAGATCACCGGCAACCTGATTTCCAATGTCGAGAAATACGCCGGCTCCGGCGGTTGGCTCGGGCTGGCGACCTCAATGGAAGGGGACCGGCTGGTGCTGCGCGTGAGTGACCGCGGACCGGGCATCCCGGCGCGCTTTCGGGGCAGGATCTTCGAGCCTTTCGAGAGGATCCACGGCGGCGTCAGTGAGGGCGCCAGCGGGACAGGGCTGGGCCTCGCCATCGCGCGCGACCTCGCCCGGCGGATGGGCGGGGACTTGCTACTATGCCCATCGGAGACGGGCACCGTCTTCGAGCTGGACCTGCCCGCACCGCCCCACCTCGCCATCATCTCCCACACTGAAGTCGCATGA
- a CDS encoding response regulator transcription factor: MTILLAEDDPLTLDALAACIEDEGFRTISASDGKEALELWARHRPQLLCLDIMMPGVDGFEVCRRVRATDPAVPILFLSAKNEEADVVVGLGLGADDFIRKPFTRAEVIARIRAALRRVAPANGTSFTMKDLTVRPDALSAERNGKVIELTRREVSMLELLHRHAGKPVSRDAFLDACWGLDYFPDSRTLDQHVLMLRKKIEADPARPEIIETVRGTGYRFS; encoded by the coding sequence ATGACCATCCTGCTCGCCGAAGACGATCCGCTGACGCTCGATGCGCTCGCCGCGTGCATCGAGGACGAGGGCTTCCGCACGATCTCCGCGTCGGATGGGAAGGAGGCGCTGGAGCTGTGGGCGCGGCACCGGCCCCAACTGCTGTGCCTGGACATCATGATGCCCGGCGTGGATGGCTTCGAAGTCTGCCGCCGCGTGCGTGCGACCGACCCCGCGGTGCCCATCCTCTTCCTCTCCGCGAAGAACGAGGAGGCGGACGTGGTGGTGGGCCTTGGTCTCGGTGCGGACGATTTCATCCGCAAGCCCTTCACCCGTGCCGAGGTCATCGCACGCATCCGCGCGGCACTGCGAAGGGTGGCTCCTGCGAATGGCACCAGCTTCACGATGAAGGATCTCACCGTGAGGCCGGATGCGCTGAGTGCGGAGCGGAATGGCAAGGTCATCGAGCTGACCCGCCGCGAGGTCTCGATGCTGGAGCTGCTGCACCGCCACGCGGGCAAGCCGGTGAGCCGCGATGCCTTCCTCGATGCCTGCTGGGGCCTCGACTACTTCCCCGACTCCCGGACGCTCGACCAGCACGTGCTGATGCTGCGGAAGAAGATCGAGGCTGATCCGGCAAGGCCCGAGATCATCGAGACCGTGCGCGGGACGGGGTATCGGTTTTCGTAG